Proteins from one Microtus pennsylvanicus isolate mMicPen1 chromosome 7, mMicPen1.hap1, whole genome shotgun sequence genomic window:
- the Lmna gene encoding lamin isoform X1: METPSQRRATRSGAQSSSTPLSPTRITRLQEKEDLQELNDRLAVYIDRVRSLETENAGLRLRITESEEVVSREVSGIKAAYEAELGDARKTLDSVAKERARLQLELSKVREEFKELKARNTKKEGDLLAAQARLKDLEALLNSKEAALSTALSEKRTLEGELHDLRGQVAKLEAALGEAKKQLQDEMLRRVDAENRLQTLKEELDFQKNIYSEELRETKRRHETRLVEIDNGKQREFESRLADALQELRAQHEDQVEQYKKELEKTYSAKLDNARQSAERNSNLVGAAHEELQQSRIRIDSLSAQLSQLQKQLAAKEAKLRDLEDSLARERDTSRRLLAEKEREMAEMRARMQQQLDEYQELLDIKLALDMEIHAYRKLLEGEEERLRLSPSPTSQRSRGRTSSHSSQSQGGGSVTKKRKLESSESRSSFSQHARTSGRVAVEEVDEEGKFVRLRNKSNEDQSMGNWQIKRQNGDDPLMTYRFPPKFTLKAGQVVTIWASGAGATHSPPTDLVWKAQNTWGCGNSLRTALINSTGEEVAMRKLVRSVTVVEDDEDEDGDELLHHHHGSHCSSSGDPAEYNLRSRTVLCGTCGQPADKAAGGSGAQVGGSISSGSSASSVTVTRSYRSVGGSGGGSFGDSLVTRSYLLGNSRPRTQSPQNCSIM; this comes from the exons ATGGAGACCCCGTCCCAGCGGCGCGCCACCCGCAGTGGGGCGCAGTCCAGTTCTACTCCGCTGTCGCCCACTCGGATCACACGACTGCAGGAGAAGGAGGACCTTCAGGAGCTCAACGACCGTCTGGCGGTGTACATTGATCGCGTGCGTTCCCTGGAGACTGAGAATGCAGGGTTGCGCCTTCGCATCACCGAGTCCGAAGAGGTGGTCAGCCGTGAGGTGTCTGGCATCAAGGCGGCCTACGAGGCCGAGCTGGGGGATGCCCGCAAGACCCTCGACTCTGTGGCCAAGGAGCGCGCCCGCCTGCAGTTGGAGCTGAGCAAAGTGAGAGAGGAGTTCAAGGAGCTGAAGGCTCG caATACCAAGAAGGAGGGCGACTTGCTGGCTGCTCAGGCCCGGCTCAAGGACCTGGAGGCTCTTCTCAACTCCAAGGAAGCTGCACTGAGCACCGCTCTCAGCGAGAAGCGTACACTAGAGGGTGAACTCCATGACCTGCGGGGACAGGTAGCCAAG CTTGAGGCAGCCCTAGGTGAGGCTAAGAAGCAACTTCAGGATGAGATGCTGCGGCGAGTGGATGCTGAGAACAGGCTGCAGACCCTGAAGGAGGAGCTGGACTTCCAGAAGAATATCTATAGTGAG GAGCTGCGTGAGACCAAGCGCCGGCATGAGACCCGTCTGGTGGAGATTGATAACGGGAAGCAGCGTGAGTTTGAGAGCCGGCTGGCGGACGCCTTGCAGGAGCTGCGGGCCCAGCATGAGGACCAGGTGGAACAGTATAAGAAGGAGCTAGAGAAGACATACTCGGCCAAG CTGGATAATGCCAGGCAGTCTGCTGAGAGAAACAGCAACCTAGTGGGGGCTGCCCACGAGGAGCTCCAGCAGTCTCGAATCCGCATTGACAGCCTCTCGGCCCAGCTCAGCCAGCTCCAGAAACAG CTGGCAGCCAAGGAAGCAAAGCTGCGTGACCTGGAGGACTCGCTGGCCCGGGAGCGGGATACTAGCCGGCGGCTGCTGGCCGAGAAAGAGCGAGAGATGGCTGAGATGCGGGCAAGGATGCAGCAGCAGCTGGATGAGTACCAGGAGTTGCTGGACATCAAGCTGGCCCTGGACATGGAGATCCATGCCTATAGAAAGCTGCTGGAGGGCGAGGAGGAGAG gcTACGCCTGTCCCCCAGCCCTACCTCGCAGCGCAGCCGTGGCCGCACCTCCTCCCACTCATCCCAATCGCAGGGTGGAGGCAGCGTCACCAAAAAGCGCAAGCTGGAGTCCTCTGAGAGCCGGAGCAGCTTCTCACAGCATGCTCGAACTAGCGGGCGCGTGGCTGTGGAGGAAGTCGATGAGGAAGGAAAGTTTGTGCGGCTGCGCAACAAGTCCAACGAG GACCAGTCCATGGGCAACTGGCAGATCAAGCGTCAGAATGGTGACGACCCGCTGATGACATATCGCTTCCCACCAAAGTTCACTCTAAAGGCTGGCCAAGTGGTGACG ATCTGGGCTTCGGGAGCTGGGGCCACCCATAGCCCTCCTACCGACTTGGTGTGGAAGGCGCAGAACACCTGGGGCTGTGGGAACAGCCTTCGCACGGCCCTCATCAACTCCACCGGAGAA GAAGTGGCCATGCGCAAGCTGGTGCGCTCAGTGACCGTGGTTGAGGacgatgaggatgaggatggagaTGAGCTGCTCCATCACCACCAC GGCTCCCACTGCAGCAGCTCGGGGGACCCCGCTGAATACAACCTGCGCTCACGCACCGTGCTGTGTGGGACTTGTGGGCAGCCTGCCGACAAGGCTGCCGGTGGCTCGGGAGCCCAGGTGGGCGGatccatctcctctggctcttccgCCTCCAGTGTCACAGTCACTCGAAGCTACCGCAGTGTGGGGGGCAGTGGGGGTGGCAGCTTCGGGGACAGCCTAGTCACCCGCTCCTACCTCCTGGGCAACTCCCGTCCCCGGACCCAG aGCCCCCAGAACTGCAGCATCATGTAA
- the Lmna gene encoding lamin isoform X2, which translates to METPSQRRATRSGAQSSSTPLSPTRITRLQEKEDLQELNDRLAVYIDRVRSLETENAGLRLRITESEEVVSREVSGIKAAYEAELGDARKTLDSVAKERARLQLELSKVREEFKELKARNTKKEGDLLAAQARLKDLEALLNSKEAALSTALSEKRTLEGELHDLRGQVAKLEAALGEAKKQLQDEMLRRVDAENRLQTLKEELDFQKNIYSEELRETKRRHETRLVEIDNGKQREFESRLADALQELRAQHEDQVEQYKKELEKTYSAKLDNARQSAERNSNLVGAAHEELQQSRIRIDSLSAQLSQLQKQLAAKEAKLRDLEDSLARERDTSRRLLAEKEREMAEMRARMQQQLDEYQELLDIKLALDMEIHAYRKLLEGEEERLRLSPSPTSQRSRGRTSSHSSQSQGGGSVTKKRKLESSESRSSFSQHARTSGRVAVEEVDEEGKFVRLRNKSNEDQSMGNWQIKRQNGDDPLMTYRFPPKFTLKAGQVVTIWASGAGATHSPPTDLVWKAQNTWGCGNSLRTALINSTGEEVAMRKLVRSVTVVEDDEDEDGDELLHHHHVSGSRR; encoded by the exons ATGGAGACCCCGTCCCAGCGGCGCGCCACCCGCAGTGGGGCGCAGTCCAGTTCTACTCCGCTGTCGCCCACTCGGATCACACGACTGCAGGAGAAGGAGGACCTTCAGGAGCTCAACGACCGTCTGGCGGTGTACATTGATCGCGTGCGTTCCCTGGAGACTGAGAATGCAGGGTTGCGCCTTCGCATCACCGAGTCCGAAGAGGTGGTCAGCCGTGAGGTGTCTGGCATCAAGGCGGCCTACGAGGCCGAGCTGGGGGATGCCCGCAAGACCCTCGACTCTGTGGCCAAGGAGCGCGCCCGCCTGCAGTTGGAGCTGAGCAAAGTGAGAGAGGAGTTCAAGGAGCTGAAGGCTCG caATACCAAGAAGGAGGGCGACTTGCTGGCTGCTCAGGCCCGGCTCAAGGACCTGGAGGCTCTTCTCAACTCCAAGGAAGCTGCACTGAGCACCGCTCTCAGCGAGAAGCGTACACTAGAGGGTGAACTCCATGACCTGCGGGGACAGGTAGCCAAG CTTGAGGCAGCCCTAGGTGAGGCTAAGAAGCAACTTCAGGATGAGATGCTGCGGCGAGTGGATGCTGAGAACAGGCTGCAGACCCTGAAGGAGGAGCTGGACTTCCAGAAGAATATCTATAGTGAG GAGCTGCGTGAGACCAAGCGCCGGCATGAGACCCGTCTGGTGGAGATTGATAACGGGAAGCAGCGTGAGTTTGAGAGCCGGCTGGCGGACGCCTTGCAGGAGCTGCGGGCCCAGCATGAGGACCAGGTGGAACAGTATAAGAAGGAGCTAGAGAAGACATACTCGGCCAAG CTGGATAATGCCAGGCAGTCTGCTGAGAGAAACAGCAACCTAGTGGGGGCTGCCCACGAGGAGCTCCAGCAGTCTCGAATCCGCATTGACAGCCTCTCGGCCCAGCTCAGCCAGCTCCAGAAACAG CTGGCAGCCAAGGAAGCAAAGCTGCGTGACCTGGAGGACTCGCTGGCCCGGGAGCGGGATACTAGCCGGCGGCTGCTGGCCGAGAAAGAGCGAGAGATGGCTGAGATGCGGGCAAGGATGCAGCAGCAGCTGGATGAGTACCAGGAGTTGCTGGACATCAAGCTGGCCCTGGACATGGAGATCCATGCCTATAGAAAGCTGCTGGAGGGCGAGGAGGAGAG gcTACGCCTGTCCCCCAGCCCTACCTCGCAGCGCAGCCGTGGCCGCACCTCCTCCCACTCATCCCAATCGCAGGGTGGAGGCAGCGTCACCAAAAAGCGCAAGCTGGAGTCCTCTGAGAGCCGGAGCAGCTTCTCACAGCATGCTCGAACTAGCGGGCGCGTGGCTGTGGAGGAAGTCGATGAGGAAGGAAAGTTTGTGCGGCTGCGCAACAAGTCCAACGAG GACCAGTCCATGGGCAACTGGCAGATCAAGCGTCAGAATGGTGACGACCCGCTGATGACATATCGCTTCCCACCAAAGTTCACTCTAAAGGCTGGCCAAGTGGTGACG ATCTGGGCTTCGGGAGCTGGGGCCACCCATAGCCCTCCTACCGACTTGGTGTGGAAGGCGCAGAACACCTGGGGCTGTGGGAACAGCCTTCGCACGGCCCTCATCAACTCCACCGGAGAA GAAGTGGCCATGCGCAAGCTGGTGCGCTCAGTGACCGTGGTTGAGGacgatgaggatgaggatggagaTGAGCTGCTCCATCACCACCACGTGAGTGGCAGCCGCCGCTGA